One segment of Xiphias gladius isolate SHS-SW01 ecotype Sanya breed wild chromosome 1, ASM1685928v1, whole genome shotgun sequence DNA contains the following:
- the LOC120795639 gene encoding uncharacterized protein LOC120795639: protein MEAGAVFPLLFALLGTAAALSFYGDSISFMPPQKKEDGAFRVTFHHRQNGRSSCQDQPSLTCESGVCTSFDTSRVRQTEQDDTGRGRWCQSEGHTTAVVSTNKTSFSLRGSGCCWVSNVDGKTNWTAHAELDLGTRSDSHALNSCPVTTTVSSLRVPQNCFTRIRLLARDPDGDDVRCRFSSDAPVPSNFAVDKATCTLTSTGQVDPGVRVFELMLEDFPTQDITLTYADGTSAFREAFDVNSPPLCKVKLQFSVEILPPIPSCEAGHVQPIFLSETPSHGDVLHATVGQTFQLYAQAQAHHASIRDFQVSGPQNMSKAFKDDENGKAEVTLSWTPQPSDLYRLAPVCFTAETNATQSEMRCVVVMVTQASIIQGKATVECSPNKMTVALSRASMPGIDENYLTLSDPSCSLTSNSTHIMGSMSFSACGTEVEDKGDSIAFKNEINSFELPDEIITRRRTVQIGFSCQFPKTVSVSSYYNLHKSDYIFTESSFGSFGYAFEIFRDGNFTSKVEASAYPVEVMLLQKIYMGIQAESELPNVNLFVESCKATPDDNPENTLSYDLIKNGCLEDETIQVHPSNHTSFNFEVQAFRFTGNYEQVYITCSVILCESGSPFSRCAQGCLKNPSRRRRRRLHRETAGHYISQGPLRFVGTAVPSAAVGDNDVMKKSGKPPAVSPPPVSPDTKSSRGGWEMRQILSNNISTVVFASAFLVSVVLMAVVVRYFHKKRREEDRSALIVSGWEN, encoded by the exons ATGGAGGCAGGTGCAGTTTTCCCGCTGCTGTTCGCATTACTGGGGACTGCGGCGGCTCTCAGCTTTTATGGAGATAGCATCAGTTTCATGCCTCCGCAGAAGAAGGAGGACGGGGCATTTAGG GTGACCTTCCATCATAGACAGAATGGCAGGAGCAGCTGTCAGGATCAGCCGTCCTTGACATGTGAGAGTGGGGTCTGCACGAGCTTTGATACGTCAAGAGTCCGGCAAACGGAGCAGGATGACACGGGCCGAGGCAGGTGGTGCCAGTCCGAAGGACACACAACAGCAGTCGTCTCGACGAATAAAACCTCCTTTTCTCTGAG GGGCTCGGGCTGCTGCTGGGTGTCTAATGTGGACGGAAAAACAAACTGGACCGCTCACGCGGAGCTGGACCTGGGAACCCGATCTGACTCGCACGCCCTCAACAGCTGTCCTGTGACAACCACAGTGTCTTCTTTAAG GGTGCCTCAGAACTGTTTTACAAGGATTCGACTTCTGGCCCGTGATCCGGATGGAGACGACGTGAGATGCCGCTTCAGTTCAGACGCCCCAGTTCCCTCAAACTTTGCCGTGGACAAG GCCACGTGCACACTGACAAGTACTGGTCAGGTCGACCCTGGCGTCCGGGTGTTTGAGCTGATGCTGGAGGACTTCCCCACCCAAGACATCACTCTGACCTACGCCGATGGAACATCAGCATTTCGGGAGGCCTTCGACGTGAACTCCCCACCTCTCTGCAAAGTCAAGCTCCAGTTCTCGGTGGAGA TCCTGCCTCCAATACCGAGCTGTGAAGCTGGTCACGTGCAGCCCATCTTCTTGTCTGAGACCCCTTCGCACGGTGATGTTCTTCACGCCACTGTGGGTCAGACGTTCCAGCTTTATGCCCAGGCACAGGCTCACCATGCCAG CATACGCGACTTCCAGGTCAGCGGCCCTCAGAACATGAGCAAAGCGTTCAAAGACGATGAGAATGGGAAAGCTGAAGTCACTTTGAGCTGGACACCGCAGCCCAGCGATCTGTACAGACTCGCCCCAGTCTGCTTCACCGCAGAGACAAACGCCAC CCAGTCGGAGATGAGGTGTGTCGTTGTCATGGTGACACAAGCATCAATCATTCAAG GCAAGGCCACTGTTGAATGCTCACCCAACAAGATGACGGTGGCCCTCAGCAGAGCTTCCATGCCTGGCATCGACGAGAACTACCTGACGCTGAGCGACCCGTCCTGCTCGCTCACCTCCAACAGCACTCACATCATGGGCAGCATGTCATTCAGCGCCTGTGGCACAGAAGTCGAG GATAAAGGTGACTCTATCGCTTTCAAGAACGAGATCAACTCCTTCGAGCTGCCCGACGAGATCATAACCCGGAGGCGGACAGTTCAGATCGGCTTCTCCTGCCAGTTTCCCAAAACCGTCAGCGTCTCCAGTTACTACAATCTCCACAAGTCTGACTACATTTTCACCGAGTCCAGCTTTGGCAGCTTCGGCTATGCTTTTGAGATATTCAGAGACGGCAACTTCACGAGTAAGGTGGAGGCCAGCGCCTACCCAGTGGAGGTCATGCTGTTGCAGAAGATCTATATGGGCATCCAAGCGGAATCGGAGCTGCCAAATGTGAATCTGTTTGTCGAATCTTGCAAAGCCACTCCTGATGACAACCCTGAAAACACCCTCTCCTACGACCTCATCAAGAACGG GTGTCTAGAAGATGAGACGATTCAAGTCCACCCATCTAATCACACTTCCTTCAACTTTGAGGTTCAAGCCTTCAGATTTACCGGAAACTATGAGCAG GTCTACATCACCTGCTCCGTCATCCTGTGCGAGTCTGGCAGTCCTTTTTCCAGATGTGCCCAGGGCTGTCTGAAGAATCCATCCCGCAGACGCAGGCGTAGGCTGCACAGGGAGACGGCCGGGCACTACATCTCCCAGGGTCCTTTGCGGTTTGTCGGAACGGCTGTTCCCAGTGCAGCCGTGGGTGATAACGATGTGATGAAAAAGAGTGGCAAGCCTCCTGCAG TGAGTCCTCCACCAGTTTCTCCAGACACCAAGTCAAGCAGAGGAGGTTGGGAAATGAGGCAGATCCTCAGCAACAACATCAGCACCGTGGTCTTTGCCAGTGCCTTCCTAGTGTCAGTGGTGTTGATGGCTGTGGTTGTTCGTTACTTCcacaagaagagaagagaagaagaccGCAGTGCTCTTATAGTTTCAGGGTGGGAGAACTAA